A window of Triplophysa dalaica isolate WHDGS20190420 chromosome 12, ASM1584641v1, whole genome shotgun sequence genomic DNA:
CAAATAagatgaaaacataataaaatatgttgtaaAACTGGGGCTTAATCTCCAGAAAATGTCACAatggaataaataataaaatattctcCGTGtgcaaaaattaaaacatttttctattgATTTTGAGGTGGAATATGATGTGGACATGATTTTTGCTAGACTCCCCCGTCTACAGAGTTGAGCAAAATATACATTGCAATACTGCCTGCAGATCTGCTCTGGTTTCTTCTGGTCTTGAGTTTCAGTTGGTCCTAAACATCCCGCTTCAAGAAGACTGAAGGATCGGTGTGTACTTTTACCGGTTGAGGTTACAGTAACGCTGAAAAGTTCAAGTTTGATAACAGCAACTCAATGAGTTTCGTGACACCATAATCACGTAAAACAGCTCCGCTCAACCCCAAGTCATAAACACATAGGGTTTCCaaacaaaacaactaaaaactgtaaaaatgggGGAAAAACAAtagttaaatagttaaaaacaatCCGTCTCACTAACGCTCTGTAACAGTTCCATGTTTTCTGCATATTTCCCTAGATTATAATTGTCATTACAATTTTCTCAACATGATTATTGCTAAAATAGGAATTCATATTTGTACACCCCATTTCACCCCCTTGTACATTGGTCCGTGTTCACATACACGAGCAGAAACGCACAACGGCCTGTGGACATAAGACTGCGATTAAAGTCTatcaaataaatactgtaatggTCAAACATACTTTCTCGCTTCGTACAAGTTTCAGTAACATCTTTGAATCAGAACttacattaaaacaatagaGTCACAAAAACAATCGTATACAAAGGAGTGTCTCTTCcaggaaaatgtaaaaaacttcCACTAAAAGGATGTGTCCGGTTGGACAGGTGGAGAAACTGATCTTGTGGAGGAGTAGACCGGAGGTGGATGTCACGCCTGAGATTTCTGTCTGGATTTCTTCATGAAATATTCCTTTTTTGGAAAGCGTGTTTCTCAGACAAACAGTTTGGACCGAAACGGCTCATGATGCAGCGCAGCTGGAAGTCACATGTTCTCTATGGATTATAGTTGATCCCATTCGTGTGTGTTATTGCTTCAAACTcgttgagtttatgctatggaTAAAATAATTGAGTGTTTGCTGTACAGCAGTAGAAGGTCCAGCAGCTTCTGCTCTGGACAGGTGGGACACCCAGAGGTTCTCACAACATTAACCTCACTGATACTGAAAGAGCTCAGAGAGACCTCCATTTTCCTTTCCATGATTTGTCTCATCCTGGACGGCATCCTCACAGGTCAGAGTCTATAAGCGGTTTGTTTTTCCGGGCAGGGAATGAGGGTGTCTTCACTGATCTGAGAGCATCTCTGGTGCAGAATCAGACTCCTGTTGCACCTCTGGGGGGATCATTCCTCTGTGAAGCTTCTCCAAAGACTGTTTCATCTAAATTAGAagagaaaaatgacatttcaaccTTTTTAAGTGTCATTATACGTTTTAGAAGGTTTGTTTTCATTATTCTCATCcaaaacattttctcttctCCGCTAATGTAATGAAGAGTGTATGCATCgggataaataaaaaatgagagATGCAtcgatactaaatttctccactgATGACCGATTATTCGGCATGATATCTGCCGATATATGTTCTgaatgttaaattaatattttataactttattaaatgttattaattcatataatgaatattaatattaaacatcagacgggtgatgtttcttaacattttcaataTACAGAGCataaattcattgcattttcaaGCCTTTTTTTGATTGACGGGAaatatcggccctgatcataGGCTTTATCGGCCTATAGTGTGAAAAATACTTATACATATAATTGGCCGATATATCAGTGCATctccaataaaaataaaaacattgtttacaaTCTCTGCAAGTCTTTATTAAGTACTATTAAATATTCTGCTTAAAATTTGTATAATCGGACACTACAATAACCATTTACTgttgaaatgtacaaaatagtACCATATACCgaaaaaacatgacagaaaCTTTTTATGCTTGGCCCAACCAATATTTCTAGAAATTGTTAAATGCCTGGAGCTGATTCCAGATGATCTGAGCGatttccaaaaaatatttaaataaatgtgtacagcATAACTGATCATTTGCACTTGGATGAATTTGATGAGAAAgcttgagttcatattgagatgtTTAACTTTTGATCAAAGATTTTATTATGGCTGGCTAATCTAGGCGTAGTTTGAGATCATTCTGAAAACCCAAGAAGAGACACATGTAAGATAACTGAGGTCCTCTCTCGATAAACATCTAAGAAAGCAAGAGACTTCCGGAAAAGCTTTCCAAATATTCTCACTGATGTCTAATAGAAACAAGTCAGAGTTGGGTGTCAGCTCTGAAGGATTCATCATATACAGACCTGATCCAGAAGTGTGACAGAAGACTGTAAGATCTGCTGCCATTTGTTCATCTGAGCCTGATGAAACTGCCTCTGGAGCTGCAGGACCTCAGCCCACTCTCCTGCAGACTGGGGCAGAGGACTGGAGAGAGAAACATCTCAATGAATAATTATGAGTAAAAATGTGAACTTGATCAGCGCCATTTGGAGATTCCTATTACAACCAGGGTTTAAAAAAGTACCTGTCAGTTAAAGAGTACGAGTGCCACGTCTCCAGCGTATGTGCGGCCCGTTCAAGTGACCAGAGTTTGTAAAACAGCATCATGTTCAATGCCACAAGAACCACAAGACTAGAGAAGTTACAgagaagagatataaatatAGCGGCCTTTGTTATATGCTGTAACAGGAATTATATTCAAAAAagggtgttttgtttttctttatcacAAAGACAAAGGCTCTACCTGACACAGATCCTAAATGCAGGAAGCAAGAAAAACAAGATGAGAGAAAGAGCAGGAAGATATTAGTAAGCAAAAGAATggagaaacaaaaaaagagagagagagagagagacactccTTAGCAAAGCCTTTGTTTTCAAAATACTATGTGTGACATTATGAAGCATTGCAATATTTGTTATTAAGAATATTcacaatttaaatacaattaaacttcatgtcattcaaaatccaTAATGATTTCTGCGCAAAATATGTAGGCTGTTCCTGTGTATAATGTAAGTGGATAGGGACTGGGGATTTTTgagggatcgttcacccaaaaataataaaaatatttcctaatttccacaccctcatgtcattccaaaccggtATGAATTAATTTCTTCGGCACAAAACaaaagagtttattttaaagaatgttggtaaccaaacaacattagtcaaaatgaattattttgtgttccatttaTGAAAGAGTCACATATAGGTTTTGGGGGTGCGGTGAATAAaagatttattacattttaatttaaaaactaCCTTTAAGCTCCAAAGAATAGTAAAACAGCTCCAGTCCCTATCCACatccataataggaaaaaacaATTTGCATATCCATGTAGGTTTCACATGACATGAGCGTGATCACGTAATCTTAATTTTGAAGAGATAATATAATTCTCAAAAACCTTGAAATCAACATCATCATAACGTTTAGATCAACAAGCTGTCCAAGACTATATGTTCTATACACTAGGGTACCGACAGAtacttgttaaaaaatgttatctTTAGAAATAAGAGCTGAGCAAAATGTAGAACGAAACCGTGAAAAACAGCTCTCCACCCACCACCAGCATTGACAGCCTGGCAGCCACAATGAGTTCAGATTGAATTTTGCTTTACATAAAGCGAGCCTTAAGTTATGAGAGGTTCATATCAATGCTGacagtacaaacacacacagatgagaaCACTAACATAAAGCTCACGATGAGAAGTATGGTGGAGATACTGTTGTTGTTGACGCCGGCTCCACGCCACCTCTCTCCTAGTTTGGCATACTGAGCACCTGgagaacagaaaataatttattagaGTGCTCCACATGGATGCCCAATATGGACAAAATATCCAAGTCTAGTCCAAAGTTTTGCAATTGTAGTTTTTTAAGGCAATCGACTCACCCacttctctcctctctctctcatctccgTTCCCCCTATCACCTCGTTCCCCACCACCTGCTCCCGTTCCCTCCCTCTCTCGGTCTCCTGCCCGGCGTGGGCAGTTGCGTTTGCGTCTGCGCAGGCCGGGAGCCGTCTTGGCAGAACCCGCAGAAGCCGCTTCCCCCGCGCTTACTACGGTTACATCCGTCTGTAACAGCGTCTCCAGCTTGCACACTTCCATCTCTGATCAggacacaaaataacatttaagttgcactttttattaataatggGATACGAGAGGTTTTCCGAACAGCTTCTTACCCATGTGTCTGTAATACTCTTCAATGCCGCTCCAAGTGTTCTTCTCAATCAGAGCTTTCACAAGACTCCACGGCTGCTTCCTGTAGCATATATTGGACGAGACcctgcagacgcacacacaatGGGTTCTCCTCAGCCATGTTTGCGTTTGAAGTGTAACAATGTGAGCGTAACAATGGTCAGGATGTTTTACCTGAGCCGGCTCTTCTGCTTGTTGACGGAGGTGAGGCAGTATCTGTGTACAGTGTAGAAATAATCCTGGTAGGGGATGCCTGAGGTTATGACCTCCGAATCCACCACGTAACACTCTCCTCGTGTGCTGTTCTTGTGGAGAGTCTGCGCAATATAACAAACAGTCACTGTAGAGGAGATCGGGTCTGATTGTGAAACACTCATTTTTGAGGGATAATAAGGAATGAGGCCTGTTCCTCATCTATGGGATACTGTTGATAATCTTTATAAAAGGCAGTGAAAATCAAAGCATGTATTCTTGTTGTTATGTTAGTTCCatacaaaataatgtatttcatGACTTGTGAAGTtggaaaagtttgtttttgattATGTTACATTGTTGTGAAATGCAAATTAAATCTAACTTTTATTTTCGGGTTGGTTAATTTCAGTTACATTTCTAGTAATTGTTTTGaattcttttgtcattttattattattattttttgctatacgttaatttatattttagtcctcagtttttatttattttaatattttgtgtctCAACTTCAACTAAACAAAATTGTTGAAACAAACTAAAATGGTACAATTCAAAAAATTATTtagaacaatattttatttcaattaataaaaatgtgagcGAATAAAGAACCAggtaaaatattcaataaaacgTATTTCTTAAACATCTTATTATTGTGCCAGCTTAGAGGCACAACTTGGTTTAAAGAAATACTGATGTAGGTGGTGAAATGATGCAATCATCGAGAACTATTGTGTTATCAAAGTTCTTAAAAATGAGGGTCAAGACAAAAAAGCAGAGAAAGAAGAACAGTAATTTGGACCAACCTGTGTTTCCACCACAGGAGCAGTTTTGGGGCCCAGTGGATTGTTGATGGCGATGGTGTAACTCAGAACTCTGCTGTTGCTCCCAGTGCTGCTGTCCTGCTGCCATTCGTGTGCAGAGAGATCTGAGCCAATCACAcaagtgtgagagagagagagagagagagagagagagagagagagagagagagagagagagagagagagagagagagagagagagagagagagagagagagagagagagagaggttacaGTCAGAGCACTTGTTGGGGTACAAAGTAGGGGGCAGTTATCCATGCAGACAACATAGACAAAGACCTTAGCGTGAGAGTTTTTAACTAAGCTATAGAACCCCTCACTCCTTTGActacaacattttaaacatttttctaatttaCTTTATAAGAATTCATCCTTTTATAATCAAATTGAAAAACGAAAGTTACCtagaaaaaattatgaaaaagaCACTTTggtaataaatgtttataaaaataaaagtaaacctTGTTTAAATCAgcatcaaacaaaaacatgatttttttgaaTTCATATTACACTGGATATCATATGGCGTTATAATAGGGCTGCTCCATTataacaaaaattatttattattatttattttttcggCCAATAATGAAATTTGATTATTTAACACGATTGCACACTAactgatgaaaaaaaaaactgaataatcAACTGACATGTAATTTTAAGAAATAGCACAGGTGAACCGCTATAAGAAAAGGTGTGCGATGTGGATTTAAACCACAAGAAATGACAGGACCTAAAAATGGAATAAGACACAATAACCTtgattctttgtttttgtcattgtcGAAGGCCAAAACTGACGATTGTGATTAATTTTCCATGAATTGCACATTCCTActgtattatttacattattgtgAGATGAATTGGCCAGGATACACAGAGCACTGCTCATAACCCCACCAGAAATACAGTATGAACAATAAATGGATTTATGCTCTTTCCTACAACACTTCACGAAATTTGTGCTTTACAATACAGTGAAATTCAATAACTGAAAGCTCATTAGCTTCACAAAGGCCCCTATGAAAAAAAcgcaaaaaaaagaagagatgGAAGAGGGCCAAAAGGGGCCAGTCGAACACTAGAAGCTGCAGAAAAAGGCAACACCACAGCAAAAAGCATCCATGCAAGAAAGTCAGCAGCGCAATCAGAGACCACACGTATCTAGCATCTCAATTGGTCTTGCTGATATTTGCTTTTCATCCGGACAAACGCAAGCATTGATAAGCAGGAAAGCAGCTCGCTCTTTTTACCGGTGAAGTGACGCTGGGAGAAGAGATGCTGTATGAAGTTTGTGTCCGCGAAGAGAAGGTCGTGGAGCTTGTCCACGTTCATATGAACAACTGTGTTGAAATGCAATCGACCGTTGAGGTCGGCACAGAAGGATTCAACCTCACCTGCAGAGAATTCAAAAAAGGTTACTAAGAAATCTTAGAGGTTCTGTCATCTCTACACCACGTTCTTACCATGAAGAGACATGACACAATCATGACATGATGTTTAATAATATCCATCTACTGTTCTCACggtgacaaaaataaatgcaaacaacaCAATATCCTGTTTGTCAGTAACACTTTCTAAAAAACGACTGTCACAGTTTGATCAGAAAAACAGCTGGTTGTTTAGGACATGTTGTAATAGTGTGAGATGATACTTTCATGCTTGGTTCTGAGAAAAAGCGGGAAGACAGTTACTCACTTTCCTCCTGGGTGTCAGAGGAATTGCTGAGGTCAGTGGGGAGCTCCTCATCGTTGGTCATATCCAATGAGGAGAGGTTTCCCAGGGTGTTCAGAATAATGGAAGGGGACTGAGGCGTCTGATTGGCTGACTCTGACAGGCTGTCCCCGCCTTCCTCAAAGAtctataaaagaaaaagaaaagaattaaCCGCTCATTCAAAAGATTGAGAAGAATAAGCAAGGCTTTACTGAAAAACCgttttataatattgtataaaaaaagtgaatgtaAAATTCATCAGAAATCTACATGAAATCTAAAACTAAATGATTTCTTGTTATTTGGTCACAAAATGGTTAAACAAAATGAGAAAGTTCAACTTGCCAGACAATTGACCAAAGTCACTTGGACACTCACAGTTGAGGATGGCGAAGCTCCAGACTGTGAGGATTGCGTGATGGGGGGCAGTGAACTCAGAGAGCTAGGTGGGCTAGGCTCAGGTTCGGCGCTGACTCTAGGAGATGGGATCTCCACGGGCTGACAGGACGAGGAAGAGGAGGATGGGGGCGAAGATCCTGAAGCGCAGGGAAGTACGGAGGCAGAAGAGGGGGGAGAGGAGCCCGCGGGAAACCCTGGCACTGAACCCAGATCCAGTAGGTCAGTGACGGAGACAGACTCCTCAGCAGGCCTGGAGAAGAGAGGTGGTCGGATATGAGCAGTGTTGCCAAATATCTCAACAAAAAGTCCAAAGTGGACATGTAAACATGAGAGtcagatacagtatatatccAACCACATCATTTAATCAGTTTTTTGCGCTTTTCTTAACATTACAAGTGCTCTCAAGAAAATATGCAGATTATTACGAACTGTTCCTGTGCGTAAGGTAAATTTAATAAGCATGTTTTATGAACAGATTTCTCTCAGCGTGGACTCACAGCAGGCCGTTCATATGTTCAGCAGTAGGGGAGACGTAGTCGTCGTCTTCACTGGTCAGGCCCAGTTCAGTGCCGTAACACTGATGAACTATGTGCCACAGCTCCTTGGGAGACAAAGTCTGTGGAAAGCAAACAATATTCTCAGTACTTTAGAAGCCTTGATAATGGCCACTTAAAACAAGCTTTAACTCAATTTCTGAGAGGCAAAGGTGATGACGTAGCATTTAAAAATTTAAAGTGCTATTTCATGACATAAATTAACCCGCTAATGCTAAAAAGCTAAAAGAAGTTTCCTGCTATATGAAGAGAAGACGTTTTACATTTTAGTGAGGTGCCTGACAGAAATTAAACATCAAAAGTGATAGAAAAGAAGGAATTTACACCAAAAGCAACGTTAAGTTTAGTGTCTTGCAAAAGTATTCATCCCCCTTCATTTAATTCACATCTTGTTGCTGTCTAatcttaaactactttaaattattttttgtatattaatctACACTCCATGCAcaataatgtcaaaacaaaaacagatttgtgaCTTAGAACTTCGc
This region includes:
- the gramd1a gene encoding protein Aster-A isoform X2, producing MAVTPPPKITVAEPIPIPTLNVLPPSSDTESWSCSPSPRPHRNRSRSRIRERKKHKVKQEQVPDKNWDTETGESGQSLSCSSTLSLMVSNVEEEEQGSPSVLLPPPSRSRSSSLSRRSRWSLRSLLNKDSDCDSTSTASNSPRSTPGSSPSLRRRMLGGRASEGEMGGDRACGGTDTPLPPTPTPSTSSYPLAARHFTRNAKKMQSWYNVLSPTYKQRNEDFRKLFKKLPDTERLIVDYSCALQKDILLQGRLYLSENWLCFYSNIFRWETTITILLKDVTSLTKEKTAKLIPNAIQISTEHEKHFFTSFGARDRSYMMIFRLWQNALMDKTLSPKELWHIVHQCYGTELGLTSEDDDYVSPTAEHMNGLLPAEESVSVTDLLDLGSVPGFPAGSSPPSSASVLPCASGSSPPSSSSSSCQPVEIPSPRVSAEPEPSPPSSLSSLPPITQSSQSGASPSSTIFEEGGDSLSESANQTPQSPSIILNTLGNLSSLDMTNDEELPTDLSNSSDTQEESEVESFCADLNGRLHFNTVVHMNVDKLHDLLFADTNFIQHLFSQRHFTDLSAHEWQQDSSTGSNSRVLSYTIAINNPLGPKTAPVVETQTLHKNSTRGECYVVDSEVITSGIPYQDYFYTVHRYCLTSVNKQKSRLRVSSNICYRKQPWSLVKALIEKNTWSGIEEYYRHMEMEVCKLETLLQTDVTVVSAGEAASAGSAKTAPGLRRRKRNCPRRAGDREREGTGAGGGERGDRGNGDERERREVGAQYAKLGERWRGAGVNNNSISTILLIVSFILVVLVALNMMLFYKLWSLERAAHTLETWHSYSLTDSPLPQSAGEWAEVLQLQRQFHQAQMNKWQQILQSSVTLLDQMKQSLEKLHRGMIPPEVQQESDSAPEMLSDQ
- the gramd1a gene encoding protein Aster-A isoform X6 — encoded protein: MFDTASNSPRSTPGSSPSLRRRMLGGRASEGEMGGDRACGGTDTPLPPTPTPSTSSYPLAARHFTRNAKKMQSWYNVLSPTYKQRNEDFRKLFKKLPDTERLIVDYSCALQKDILLQGRLYLSENWLCFYSNIFRWETTITILLKDVTSLTKEKTAKLIPNAIQISTEHEKHFFTSFGARDRSYMMIFRLWQNALMDKTLSPKELWHIVHQCYGTELGLTSEDDDYVSPTAEHMNGLLPAEESVSVTDLLDLGSVPGFPAGSSPPSSASVLPCASGSSPPSSSSSSCQPVEIPSPRVSAEPEPSPPSSLSSLPPITQSSQSGASPSSTVSVQVTLVNCLIFEEGGDSLSESANQTPQSPSIILNTLGNLSSLDMTNDEELPTDLSNSSDTQEESEVESFCADLNGRLHFNTVVHMNVDKLHDLLFADTNFIQHLFSQRHFTDLSAHEWQQDSSTGSNSRVLSYTIAINNPLGPKTAPVVETQTLHKNSTRGECYVVDSEVITSGIPYQDYFYTVHRYCLTSVNKQKSRLRVSSNICYRKQPWSLVKALIEKNTWSGIEEYYRHMEMEVCKLETLLQTDVTVVSAGEAASAGSAKTAPGLRRRKRNCPRRAGDREREGTGAGGGERGDRGNGDERERREVGAQYAKLGERWRGAGVNNNSISTILLIVSFILVVLVALNMMLFYKLWSLERAAHTLETWHSYSLTDSPLPQSAGEWAEVLQLQRQFHQAQMNKWQQILQSSVTLLDQMKQSLEKLHRGMIPPEVQQESDSAPEMLSDQ
- the gramd1a gene encoding protein Aster-A isoform X3, which gives rise to MVMLAKPTASPEPFPQPNTREEEAQSEARAEEEEQGSPSVLLPPPSRSRSSSLSRRSRWSLRSLLNKDSDCDSTSTASNSPRSTPGSSPSLRRRMLGGRASEGEMGGDRACGGTDTPLPPTPTPSTSSYPLAARHFTRNAKKMQSWYNVLSPTYKQRNEDFRKLFKKLPDTERLIVDYSCALQKDILLQGRLYLSENWLCFYSNIFRWETTITILLKDVTSLTKEKTAKLIPNAIQISTEHEKHFFTSFGARDRSYMMIFRLWQNALMDKTLSPKELWHIVHQCYGTELGLTSEDDDYVSPTAEHMNGLLPAEESVSVTDLLDLGSVPGFPAGSSPPSSASVLPCASGSSPPSSSSSSCQPVEIPSPRVSAEPEPSPPSSLSSLPPITQSSQSGASPSSTVSVQVTLVNCLIFEEGGDSLSESANQTPQSPSIILNTLGNLSSLDMTNDEELPTDLSNSSDTQEESEVESFCADLNGRLHFNTVVHMNVDKLHDLLFADTNFIQHLFSQRHFTDLSAHEWQQDSSTGSNSRVLSYTIAINNPLGPKTAPVVETQTLHKNSTRGECYVVDSEVITSGIPYQDYFYTVHRYCLTSVNKQKSRLRVSSNICYRKQPWSLVKALIEKNTWSGIEEYYRHMEMEVCKLETLLQTDVTVVSAGEAASAGSAKTAPGLRRRKRNCPRRAGDREREGTGAGGGERGDRGNGDERERREVGAQYAKLGERWRGAGVNNNSISTILLIVSFILVVLVALNMMLFYKLWSLERAAHTLETWHSYSLTDSPLPQSAGEWAEVLQLQRQFHQAQMNKWQQILQSSVTLLDQMKQSLEKLHRGMIPPEVQQESDSAPEMLSDQ
- the gramd1a gene encoding protein Aster-A isoform X4 translates to MCSCEKVDFNITPRTVTRLMYEAEQDKNNGGQSSNGSTASNSPRSTPGSSPSLRRRMLGGRASEGEMGGDRACGGTDTPLPPTPTPSTSSYPLAARHFTRNAKKMQSWYNVLSPTYKQRNEDFRKLFKKLPDTERLIVDYSCALQKDILLQGRLYLSENWLCFYSNIFRWETTITILLKDVTSLTKEKTAKLIPNAIQISTEHEKHFFTSFGARDRSYMMIFRLWQNALMDKTLSPKELWHIVHQCYGTELGLTSEDDDYVSPTAEHMNGLLPAEESVSVTDLLDLGSVPGFPAGSSPPSSASVLPCASGSSPPSSSSSSCQPVEIPSPRVSAEPEPSPPSSLSSLPPITQSSQSGASPSSTVSVQVTLVNCLIFEEGGDSLSESANQTPQSPSIILNTLGNLSSLDMTNDEELPTDLSNSSDTQEESEVESFCADLNGRLHFNTVVHMNVDKLHDLLFADTNFIQHLFSQRHFTDLSAHEWQQDSSTGSNSRVLSYTIAINNPLGPKTAPVVETQTLHKNSTRGECYVVDSEVITSGIPYQDYFYTVHRYCLTSVNKQKSRLRVSSNICYRKQPWSLVKALIEKNTWSGIEEYYRHMEMEVCKLETLLQTDVTVVSAGEAASAGSAKTAPGLRRRKRNCPRRAGDREREGTGAGGGERGDRGNGDERERREVGAQYAKLGERWRGAGVNNNSISTILLIVSFILVVLVALNMMLFYKLWSLERAAHTLETWHSYSLTDSPLPQSAGEWAEVLQLQRQFHQAQMNKWQQILQSSVTLLDQMKQSLEKLHRGMIPPEVQQESDSAPEMLSDQ
- the gramd1a gene encoding protein Aster-A isoform X1, with protein sequence MAVTPPPKITVAEPIPIPTLNVLPPSSDTESWSCSPSPRPHRNRSRSRIRERKKHKVKQEQVPDKNWDTETGESGQSLSCSSTLSLMVSNVEEEEQGSPSVLLPPPSRSRSSSLSRRSRWSLRSLLNKDSDCDSTSTASNSPRSTPGSSPSLRRRMLGGRASEGEMGGDRACGGTDTPLPPTPTPSTSSYPLAARHFTRNAKKMQSWYNVLSPTYKQRNEDFRKLFKKLPDTERLIVDYSCALQKDILLQGRLYLSENWLCFYSNIFRWETTITILLKDVTSLTKEKTAKLIPNAIQISTEHEKHFFTSFGARDRSYMMIFRLWQNALMDKTLSPKELWHIVHQCYGTELGLTSEDDDYVSPTAEHMNGLLPAEESVSVTDLLDLGSVPGFPAGSSPPSSASVLPCASGSSPPSSSSSSCQPVEIPSPRVSAEPEPSPPSSLSSLPPITQSSQSGASPSSTVSVQVTLVNCLIFEEGGDSLSESANQTPQSPSIILNTLGNLSSLDMTNDEELPTDLSNSSDTQEESEVESFCADLNGRLHFNTVVHMNVDKLHDLLFADTNFIQHLFSQRHFTDLSAHEWQQDSSTGSNSRVLSYTIAINNPLGPKTAPVVETQTLHKNSTRGECYVVDSEVITSGIPYQDYFYTVHRYCLTSVNKQKSRLRVSSNICYRKQPWSLVKALIEKNTWSGIEEYYRHMEMEVCKLETLLQTDVTVVSAGEAASAGSAKTAPGLRRRKRNCPRRAGDREREGTGAGGGERGDRGNGDERERREVGAQYAKLGERWRGAGVNNNSISTILLIVSFILVVLVALNMMLFYKLWSLERAAHTLETWHSYSLTDSPLPQSAGEWAEVLQLQRQFHQAQMNKWQQILQSSVTLLDQMKQSLEKLHRGMIPPEVQQESDSAPEMLSDQ
- the gramd1a gene encoding protein Aster-A isoform X5; this encodes MAVTPPPKITVAEPIPIPTLNVLPPSSDTESWSCSPSPRPHRNRSRSRIRERKKHKVKQEQVPDKNWDTETGESGQSLSCSSTLSLMVSNVEEEEQGSPSVLLPPPSRSRSSSLSRRSRWSLRSLLNKDSDCDSTSTASNSPRSTPGSSPSLRRRMLGGRASEGEMGGDRACGGTDTPLPPTPTPSTSSYPLAARHFTRNAKKMQSWYNVLSPTYKQRNEDFRKLFKKLPDTERLIVDYSCALQKDILLQGRLYLSENWLCFYSNIFRWETTITILLKDVTSLTKEKTAKLIPNAIQISTEHEKHFFTSFGARDRSYMMIFRLWQNALMDKTLSPKELWHIVHQCYGTELGLTSEDDDYVSPTAEHMNGLLPAEESVSVTDLLDLGSVPGFPAGSSPPSSASVLPCASGSSPPSSSSSSCQPVEIPSPRVSAEPEPSPPSSLSSLPPITQSSQSGASPSSTVSVQVTLVNCLIFEEGGDSLSESANQTPQSPSIILNTLGNLSSLDMTNDEELPTDLSNSSDTQEESEVESFCADLNGRLHFNTVVHMNVDKLHDLLFADTNFIQHLFSQRHFTDLSAHEWQQDSSTGSNSRVLSYTIAINNPLGPKTAPVVETQTLHKNSTRGECYVVDSEVITSGIPYQDYFYTVHRYCLTSVNKQKSRLRVSSNICYRKQPWSLVKALIEKNTWSGIEEYYRHMEMEVCKLETLLQTDVTVVSAGEAASAGSAKTAPGLRRRKRNCPRRAGDREREGTGAGGGERGDRGNGDERERREVGAQYAKLGERWRGAGVNNNSISTILLIDLCQVEPLSL